In Thermomonas paludicola, the following are encoded in one genomic region:
- a CDS encoding YggS family pyridoxal phosphate-dependent enzyme, whose product MHAALALINNASRRPGRPSARLLAVSKTRDATTIAAMAAAGQQAFGENYVQEALPKIDALRSLGLEWHLIGHLQSNKADAAARAFDWVQTVDRAKLVPALARHRPLDLPPLNVLVQVNIDDEASKHGCHPGEVEALAAAIAGAPRLRLRGLMAIPSPDPDITRRRSAFRAMSALFDTLASRYPGIDTLSMGMSEDFVEAIEEGATLVRIGSALFGARPVKQEPNA is encoded by the coding sequence TTGCATGCAGCGCTGGCCCTGATCAACAACGCAAGCCGGCGCCCCGGCAGGCCAAGCGCGCGCCTGCTGGCCGTGTCCAAGACCCGCGATGCAACCACCATTGCCGCCATGGCGGCTGCGGGGCAGCAGGCATTCGGTGAAAACTACGTGCAGGAAGCCCTGCCCAAGATCGACGCCCTGCGCAGCCTCGGGCTGGAATGGCACCTGATCGGCCACCTGCAATCCAACAAGGCCGATGCCGCCGCGCGCGCGTTCGACTGGGTGCAGACCGTGGATCGCGCGAAGCTGGTGCCGGCGCTGGCCCGGCACCGCCCGCTCGACCTGCCTCCGCTGAACGTGCTGGTGCAGGTCAATATCGATGACGAGGCCAGCAAGCATGGCTGTCACCCCGGCGAGGTGGAGGCGCTGGCTGCCGCCATTGCCGGCGCTCCGCGCCTTCGCCTGCGCGGACTGATGGCGATTCCCTCGCCCGACCCCGACATCACGCGTCGGCGCAGCGCATTCCGTGCCATGTCCGCTCTTTTCGATACGCTGGCCTCCCGTTACCCCGGCATCGACACTCTGTCGATGGGCATGAGCGAGGACTTCGTCGAGGCCATTGAAGAAGGTGCCACCCTGGTGCGCATCGGCAGCGCGCTGTTTGGAGCGCGCCCCGTCAAACAGGAACCCAACGCATGA
- a CDS encoding type IV pilus twitching motility protein PilT, whose translation MDIAELLAFSVKNKASDLHLSAGLPPMIRVDGDVRRINIPALDHKQVHALVYDIMSDKQRRDFEEFLEVDFSFEIPSLARFRVNAFNQNRGAGAVFRTIPSEVLTLEDLGCPRIFKELIEQPQGLILVTGPTGSGKSTTLAAMIDHINKNEYGHILSIEDPIEFVHTSQKCLINQREVHRDTHGFNEALRSALREDPDIILVGELRDLETIRLALTAAETGHLVFATLHTSSAAKTIDRIIDVFPAGEKSMVRSMLSESLRAVIAQALLKKVGGGRTAAWEIMVGTPAIRNLIREDKVAQMYSSIQTGQGQGMQTLDQHLQELVKRSMVSRQQARDYAKDKRLFE comes from the coding sequence ATGGATATCGCTGAGCTGCTGGCATTTTCCGTCAAGAACAAGGCGTCGGACTTGCACCTGTCCGCCGGCCTGCCACCGATGATTCGCGTGGATGGCGACGTCCGCCGCATCAACATCCCTGCGCTGGACCACAAGCAGGTGCATGCATTGGTGTACGACATCATGTCGGACAAGCAGCGCCGCGACTTCGAGGAATTCCTTGAAGTGGACTTCAGTTTCGAGATTCCCAGTCTGGCGCGCTTCCGCGTCAATGCGTTCAACCAGAACCGTGGCGCGGGCGCGGTGTTCCGCACCATTCCCTCGGAGGTGCTGACGCTGGAGGACCTGGGTTGCCCGCGGATCTTCAAGGAACTGATCGAGCAGCCGCAGGGCCTGATCCTGGTCACCGGGCCCACCGGCTCCGGCAAGTCCACCACGCTGGCGGCGATGATCGACCACATCAACAAGAACGAATACGGCCACATCCTGTCGATCGAGGACCCGATCGAATTCGTGCATACCTCGCAGAAATGCCTGATCAACCAGCGCGAAGTGCACCGCGACACCCACGGGTTCAACGAAGCGCTGCGCTCGGCGTTGCGTGAAGACCCCGACATTATCCTGGTGGGCGAATTGCGCGACCTGGAAACCATCCGCCTGGCACTGACCGCCGCGGAAACGGGCCACCTGGTGTTTGCCACCTTGCATACCAGTTCGGCGGCCAAGACCATCGACCGCATCATCGACGTGTTCCCCGCCGGCGAGAAGTCGATGGTGCGCTCGATGCTGTCGGAATCGCTGCGCGCGGTGATTGCGCAGGCGCTGCTGAAGAAGGTGGGGGGCGGCCGTACCGCCGCCTGGGAAATCATGGTCGGCACGCCGGCCATCCGCAACCTGATCCGCGAGGACAAGGTGGCGCAGATGTACTCGTCGATCCAGACGGGCCAAGGGCAGGGCATGCAGACGCTTGACCAGCACTTGCAGGAATTGGTCAAGCGCAGCATGGTCAGCCGCCAGCAGGCGCGCGACTATGCCAAGGACAAGCGATTGTTCGAATAA
- a CDS encoding PilT/PilU family type 4a pilus ATPase: protein MSSIDFTSFLKLMAHQKASDLFITAGMPPSMKVNGKVSPITQNPLTSQQSRDLVLNVMTPQQREEFEKTHECNFAIGVAGVGRFRVSCFYQRNQVGMVLRRIETRIPTVEELSLPPIVKTLAMTKRGIIIFVGATGTGKSTSLAAMVGYRNANSTGHIITIEDPIEFVHKHDGCIITQREVGIDTDSWENALKNTLRQAPDVIMIGEVRTREGMDHAISFAETGHLVLCTLHANNANQAMDRIINFFPDERRSQLLMDLSLNLKGVVAQQLIPTPDGKARRVAMEILLGTPLVQDYIRDGEIHKLKEVMKESIQLGMKTFDQSLFELYQAGEISYEDALRYADSSNEVRLRIKLAQGGDARTLAQGLDGVEVVEAR from the coding sequence ATGAGCAGCATCGATTTCACCTCGTTCCTCAAACTGATGGCGCACCAGAAGGCGTCCGACCTGTTCATCACCGCTGGCATGCCGCCATCGATGAAGGTGAACGGGAAAGTCAGCCCGATCACCCAGAACCCGCTTACCTCGCAGCAGTCGCGAGATCTGGTGCTGAACGTGATGACGCCCCAGCAGCGCGAGGAGTTCGAAAAAACCCACGAGTGCAACTTCGCCATCGGCGTGGCCGGGGTGGGGCGCTTCCGCGTGAGTTGTTTCTACCAGCGCAACCAGGTGGGCATGGTGCTGCGCCGGATCGAGACGCGCATCCCGACGGTGGAGGAGCTCAGCCTGCCGCCGATCGTGAAGACGCTGGCGATGACCAAGCGCGGCATCATCATCTTCGTGGGTGCCACCGGTACCGGCAAATCCACCTCGCTGGCGGCGATGGTGGGCTACCGCAACGCCAATTCGACCGGCCACATCATCACCATCGAGGATCCGATCGAGTTCGTGCACAAGCACGACGGCTGCATCATCACCCAGCGCGAGGTCGGCATCGACACCGACAGCTGGGAAAATGCGCTGAAGAACACCCTGCGGCAGGCGCCGGACGTGATCATGATCGGCGAGGTGCGTACCCGCGAGGGCATGGATCACGCCATCTCGTTTGCCGAAACCGGCCATCTGGTGCTGTGCACGCTGCACGCCAACAACGCCAACCAGGCCATGGATCGGATCATCAACTTCTTCCCCGATGAGCGCCGCAGCCAGCTGCTGATGGATCTGTCGCTGAACCTCAAGGGCGTGGTGGCGCAGCAGCTGATCCCGACGCCGGACGGCAAGGCGCGCCGGGTGGCGATGGAGATCCTGCTGGGCACGCCGCTGGTGCAGGACTACATCCGCGACGGCGAGATCCACAAGCTGAAGGAAGTGATGAAGGAGTCCATCCAGCTGGGCATGAAGACCTTCGACCAGAGCCTGTTCGAGCTGTATCAGGCGGGCGAGATCAGCTACGAAGATGCGCTGCGCTACGCGGACTCTTCCAACGAAGTACGCCTGCGCATCAAGCTGGCACAGGGCGGGGATGCCCGCACGCTGGCGCAGGGGCTGGATGGGGTGGAGGTTGTCGAGGCGCGCTGA
- a CDS encoding YqgE/AlgH family protein — MDEHGQNFGNHLLIALPSLRDSFFERSVTLICQHDSDGAMGVMVNRPSDYTVGEVLQQMGIASDDQALQAQVVLAGGPVHPERGFVLHDGGRTWDSSLDVGGGLFLTTSRDVLEAMARGEGPGQALVALGCAGWGIGQLEQELVDDSWLLVPSRADVLFDLPLAQRWQAAAGSIGVDLLNHASHSGHA; from the coding sequence ATGGATGAGCACGGCCAAAATTTCGGCAACCACCTGCTGATCGCGCTGCCGTCGCTGCGCGATTCGTTCTTCGAGCGCAGCGTGACCCTGATCTGCCAGCACGACAGTGACGGGGCGATGGGGGTGATGGTCAATCGCCCCTCCGACTACACCGTTGGCGAGGTGCTCCAGCAGATGGGGATCGCCAGCGATGACCAGGCCCTGCAGGCGCAGGTCGTGCTGGCCGGCGGCCCGGTGCATCCCGAGCGTGGCTTCGTCCTGCACGACGGCGGTCGCACGTGGGACTCCAGTCTGGATGTCGGTGGCGGGCTGTTCCTGACCACCTCGCGCGACGTCCTGGAAGCCATGGCGCGCGGCGAAGGCCCCGGCCAGGCGCTGGTGGCGCTGGGGTGCGCGGGTTGGGGTATCGGTCAGTTGGAACAGGAGCTGGTGGACGATAGCTGGCTGCTGGTGCCCAGTCGCGCCGATGTCCTGTTTGACCTGCCGCTGGCCCAGCGCTGGCAGGCAGCGGCCGGCAGCATCGGCGTGGATTTGCTCAATCACGCCAGCCACAGCGGGCACGCATGA
- the ruvX gene encoding Holliday junction resolvase RuvX, whose product MSSDSGSHDDNDVPVLIRADGTVLGFDVGARRIGVAVGNAITGSARAIAVIDVHAAGPEWAQIERLLREWRPDGLIVGDPMTLDGGDQPIRKTARAFARELHRRCGVPVAMIDERNSSQEAARRFAAERAEGKRKRRDAEALDAVAAAIIVERWLASPRDAHPVS is encoded by the coding sequence ATGAGTTCGGACAGCGGCAGCCACGATGACAATGACGTGCCGGTGCTGATCCGGGCCGATGGCACCGTGCTTGGTTTCGATGTCGGTGCGCGCCGGATTGGCGTGGCGGTAGGCAATGCCATCACCGGCAGCGCCCGTGCCATCGCCGTCATCGATGTGCATGCGGCTGGCCCGGAGTGGGCGCAAATCGAGCGCTTGCTGCGTGAATGGCGGCCGGATGGCTTGATCGTCGGCGATCCCATGACCCTGGACGGCGGCGACCAGCCGATCCGCAAGACCGCCCGCGCCTTCGCCCGCGAGCTGCACCGCCGCTGCGGCGTGCCGGTGGCGATGATCGACGAACGCAACAGCTCGCAGGAAGCTGCGCGCCGGTTTGCCGCCGAACGTGCCGAAGGCAAGCGCAAGCGCCGCGACGCCGAGGCGCTGGATGCCGTGGCGGCGGCGATCATCGTCGAGCGCTGGCTGGCCTCGCCGCGGGATGCGCACCCGGTCTCCTGA
- a CDS encoding aspartate carbamoyltransferase catalytic subunit, with amino-acid sequence MNPRLTVDGRPRHLLDLEHLPAARLQALLHRAQMFAGGGQAPAALSGVAVCTLFFEPSTRTRLSFQLAAQRLGAHILNFDASTSSATKGETDLDTFRTIQAMGVRGFVVRHRIDGAVAALAEAALPGVAVLNAGDGRSHHPTQGLLDMLTLRQAKGEDFSKLKVVIVGDVKHSRVARSDLHALRALGCGEIRVCGPAALLPDANTLRGCVVTQDFDAAMDGVDAAMMLRLQRERMAEGLVTSLEDYHRDFGLTAARLRRAAPDAIVMHPGPMNRGIEIADDVADGGQSRVLAQVANGVAVRMAVLESLLGE; translated from the coding sequence ATGAACCCACGACTCACCGTTGACGGACGCCCGCGCCACCTGCTGGATCTGGAGCACTTGCCGGCGGCGCGGCTGCAGGCGCTGCTGCATCGCGCGCAGATGTTCGCCGGTGGGGGGCAGGCGCCTGCGGCGTTATCGGGGGTGGCGGTATGCACGCTGTTCTTCGAACCCTCCACCCGCACCCGGCTGAGCTTCCAGCTGGCGGCGCAGCGGCTGGGCGCGCACATCCTCAATTTCGACGCATCCACCTCGTCGGCGACCAAGGGCGAAACCGACCTCGACACCTTCCGCACCATCCAGGCGATGGGCGTGCGCGGCTTCGTGGTGCGTCACAGGATCGATGGCGCGGTGGCCGCGCTGGCCGAAGCTGCGCTGCCGGGCGTGGCGGTGCTGAATGCCGGCGACGGCCGCAGCCACCATCCCACGCAAGGCTTGCTGGACATGCTGACCCTGCGGCAGGCGAAGGGCGAGGACTTCTCGAAATTGAAAGTGGTGATCGTCGGTGACGTGAAGCATTCGCGGGTGGCGCGCAGCGACCTGCACGCCCTGCGTGCGCTGGGCTGCGGCGAGATTCGCGTGTGCGGGCCAGCGGCATTGCTGCCGGATGCGAACACGCTGCGCGGCTGCGTGGTCACCCAGGACTTCGATGCGGCGATGGACGGTGTGGATGCGGCGATGATGCTGCGCCTGCAGCGCGAGCGCATGGCCGAAGGGCTGGTCACCTCGCTGGAGGACTATCACCGCGACTTCGGCCTGACCGCCGCGCGCCTGCGCCGCGCCGCGCCGGACGCCATCGTCATGCATCCGGGGCCGATGAATCGCGGCATTGAAATCGCCGACGATGTGGCCGATGGCGGGCAGTCGCGCGTGCTGGCGCAGGTCGCCAACGGCGTGGCGGTGCGGATGGCGGTGCTGGAGTCGCTGCTGGGCGAGTAG
- a CDS encoding YbjQ family protein, with amino-acid sequence MTDPYNTGSLSPGSAVLGDAMVTTAQELPGHRIVRSLGLVRGITVRSRSIVGNFFGGLQSLFGGNITIYTELCEQARDETYRDMVRHARHLGANAVIAVRYDATELMAGLTEVLCYGTAVVVEPQDG; translated from the coding sequence ATGACTGACCCCTACAACACCGGTTCCCTCTCGCCCGGCAGCGCGGTGCTCGGCGATGCGATGGTGACCACGGCGCAGGAGCTGCCTGGCCATCGCATCGTCCGCAGCCTGGGCCTCGTGCGCGGCATCACCGTGCGCTCACGCTCCATCGTCGGCAACTTTTTTGGTGGGTTGCAGTCGTTGTTTGGCGGCAACATCACCATTTACACGGAGCTCTGCGAACAGGCCCGCGACGAGACCTATCGTGACATGGTGCGGCACGCCCGCCACTTGGGCGCCAATGCCGTCATCGCCGTCCGCTACGACGCCACCGAACTGATGGCGGGGCTCACGGAGGTGCTGTGCTACGGCACTGCCGTCGTGGTCGAGCCGCAGGACGGCTGA
- the mgtE gene encoding magnesium transporter, with protein sequence MAEAIRHDKTARQLRLLSDALDSGRLGPVRRLVNTLSPAEIGNLLESLPPGKRNVVWGLVDPEDDGEVLVHVGDEVREGLIADMDQDELIAAVEDLDIDDLADLVEDLPDTVIDELLKSMDRENRERLEQVLSYEEDSAGRLMNPDVVTVRADTTVDVVLRYLRLRAELPDHTDHLYVVNRRHQLIGWVALQSLVTCDAYTPINTLIDGDLTAINVDASAEQVAREFSDHDWISAPVVDANNILLGRITIDDVVDIIREQAEHQALGAAGLDEDEDLFSPVWRAMRRRLVWLSINLCTAFLAASVVGQFEATIDKLVALAVLMPIVAGMGGNAGTQVLALMVRGLALGQVGASNIKPLLWKEARVALLNGLILGAVLGLIVLAWFHSLGLSVVIFVALTCNLVFAALAGVMVPVALKRAGYDPALASSIFLTTVTDVMGFFTFLGLATLVLLH encoded by the coding sequence ATGGCTGAAGCCATCCGCCACGACAAGACCGCGCGCCAGCTGCGTCTGCTCAGTGACGCGCTGGACAGCGGGCGGCTGGGGCCGGTGCGGCGGCTGGTCAACACCCTGTCGCCGGCCGAGATCGGCAATCTCCTCGAATCGTTGCCGCCGGGCAAGCGCAACGTGGTGTGGGGCCTGGTCGATCCGGAGGACGACGGCGAAGTGCTGGTGCATGTCGGCGACGAGGTGCGCGAAGGCCTGATCGCGGACATGGATCAGGACGAGCTGATCGCCGCGGTGGAAGATCTCGACATCGACGATTTGGCCGACCTGGTCGAAGACCTGCCGGACACGGTCATCGACGAGCTGCTGAAGTCGATGGATCGCGAGAACCGCGAGCGGCTGGAGCAGGTGCTGTCGTACGAGGAAGACAGCGCCGGCCGCCTGATGAACCCGGATGTGGTGACGGTGCGCGCCGACACCACCGTGGACGTGGTGTTGCGCTACCTGCGCCTGCGCGCCGAACTGCCCGACCACACCGACCACCTGTACGTAGTCAACCGCCGCCATCAGCTGATCGGCTGGGTGGCGCTGCAGAGCCTGGTCACCTGCGACGCCTACACGCCGATCAACACCTTGATCGACGGCGACCTCACCGCGATCAACGTGGACGCTTCCGCCGAGCAGGTTGCCCGCGAATTCTCGGACCACGACTGGATTTCCGCGCCCGTGGTCGATGCAAACAACATCTTGCTGGGCCGCATCACCATCGATGACGTGGTCGATATCATCCGCGAGCAGGCCGAACACCAGGCACTCGGCGCGGCCGGCCTGGATGAAGACGAGGACCTGTTCAGCCCCGTCTGGCGCGCCATGCGCAGGCGGCTGGTGTGGCTGTCGATCAACCTGTGCACCGCATTCCTCGCTGCCAGCGTGGTCGGCCAGTTCGAAGCCACCATCGACAAGCTGGTGGCACTGGCCGTGCTGATGCCGATCGTGGCCGGCATGGGCGGCAACGCCGGCACCCAGGTGCTGGCGCTGATGGTGCGCGGCCTGGCGCTGGGCCAGGTCGGCGCATCCAACATCAAGCCACTACTGTGGAAGGAAGCCCGCGTCGCCCTGCTCAACGGACTGATCCTCGGCGCGGTGCTCGGCCTGATCGTGCTGGCCTGGTTCCACAGTCTCGGCCTGTCGGTGGTGATCTTCGTCGCGCTGACCTGCAATCTGGTGTTCGCCGCGCTGGCCGGCGTGATGGTGCCGGTGGCATTGAAACGCGCCGGCTATGACCCGGCGCTGGCCAGCAGCATTTTCCTGACCACGGTCACCGACGTGATGGGCTTTTTCACCTTCCTCGGGCTGGCGACGCTGGTGCTGTTGCACTGA
- a CDS encoding HD-GYP domain-containing protein yields the protein MNPATIRPTATRPLREDDLEVGKPLALAIYDRSGALLLQEGFVIENEQQRKTLLDRGSLIPLQLKPEPEQAAAPPPKPPSTIEAMNQLHRDVGMLHRRLLSGTAAGVKQRVAQLTATIEEHLTRDVDATLASMQLQLDPGNHAARQTHAAIICIFATRALGMDTHTARALAGAALTYDIALGPLAMQLNGQSERLSYTQLAQVRAHPEVSLRLLEAAGIDNPIWVDAVLHHHERLDGSGYPHGLRGNAICETTRLLAIIDIYTAMLRPRVYRDALPARMALRSIFLERGKQVDEGLAMMLVKELGVYPPGTLVRLANDEVGIVLRRGEDATHPQVLRVMTEEGFQESERVLRDTSDAEFHIVDSVPHERMPGIALHAAPLWDV from the coding sequence ATGAACCCGGCAACCATCCGCCCAACCGCGACACGCCCGCTCCGGGAAGATGACCTGGAAGTCGGCAAGCCGCTTGCGCTGGCAATCTATGATCGCTCCGGCGCCCTGCTGCTGCAGGAAGGCTTCGTGATCGAGAACGAGCAACAGCGCAAGACGTTGCTCGACCGCGGCAGCCTGATCCCGCTGCAGCTCAAGCCGGAACCGGAACAGGCAGCCGCACCGCCGCCCAAGCCACCCAGCACCATCGAGGCCATGAACCAGCTCCACCGCGACGTGGGGATGCTGCACCGACGCCTGTTGTCCGGCACTGCGGCTGGCGTCAAGCAGCGCGTGGCGCAGCTGACCGCCACCATCGAAGAACACCTGACCCGCGACGTGGACGCCACCCTCGCGTCGATGCAGCTGCAACTGGATCCCGGCAACCACGCCGCGCGCCAGACCCATGCCGCCATCATCTGCATCTTCGCCACCCGCGCGCTGGGCATGGACACCCACACCGCACGCGCACTGGCGGGTGCCGCCCTGACCTACGACATCGCGCTTGGCCCGCTGGCAATGCAACTCAATGGCCAGAGCGAGCGTCTCAGCTACACCCAGCTGGCGCAGGTTCGCGCCCACCCGGAAGTCAGCCTGCGCCTGCTGGAAGCCGCCGGCATCGACAACCCGATCTGGGTGGATGCCGTGCTCCACCACCATGAACGCCTGGACGGCTCCGGCTACCCGCACGGCCTGCGCGGCAACGCGATTTGCGAAACCACGCGCCTGCTGGCGATCATCGACATCTACACCGCTATGCTGCGCCCGCGGGTCTATCGCGACGCATTGCCGGCGCGAATGGCATTGCGCAGCATCTTCCTGGAGCGCGGCAAGCAGGTGGATGAAGGCCTGGCGATGATGCTGGTGAAGGAGCTCGGCGTGTATCCGCCGGGCACGCTGGTGCGCCTGGCCAACGATGAAGTCGGCATCGTCCTTCGTCGCGGCGAGGATGCCACCCATCCGCAAGTGTTGCGGGTCATGACTGAGGAAGGCTTCCAGGAAAGCGAACGTGTCTTGCGCGATACCAGCGATGCCGAATTCCATATCGTGGACTCGGTGCCGCACGAACGCATGCCCGGCATCGCCCTTCACGCAGCCCCCCTCTGGGACGTTTGA
- the ptsP gene encoding phosphoenolpyruvate--protein phosphotransferase — MRQLLSGNAAARGSALGRARVHLPHALDVEETRITAAEVGPELARFHAAVTTVRAEMRGLRERLHGALAHEVGEFVDLHALLLDDPELLSGIDALIGTGLYSADYALRLQRDRIAAVFEGMDDAYLRSRIDDIDQVIGRLHAALHSEQADLQGVSGEILIADSVAPAELAQLQAQGVVGVVTASGSPLSHTAILARSLHLPLVVGAAQALQKINDGDVLVMDGSSGLVVLEPDAADLRAHHQRVAEVRRERRQLNRLRREPTRTLDGIDIKLWANAESRDDVTEAHALGAAGVGLYRTEFLFMGSRELPDEETQFRAYRDAILAMTGRTVTIRTLDLGADKADKTGLALRNEPNPALGLRGVRLSLARDGLLRTQLRAIARASGYGPVRVLVPMVSSGEEMQAVRLALVATLHELRAEGRETAAQVPLGAMIEVPSAALALPTFIGNCDFLSIGTNDLVQYLLAADRTNEALGGLYSPLHPAVLRVLRDVVRVAQRRGRPVTVCGEIAADPAFVPMLLALGLTELSLHPATLLEVRRSIRACHLGQLRAAAAGLLRARHRAGIEGWLATHSP; from the coding sequence ATGCGCCAGCTTCTGTCCGGCAACGCCGCCGCTCGCGGCAGCGCGCTTGGGCGGGCTCGCGTGCATTTGCCGCACGCGCTGGATGTGGAGGAAACACGCATCACGGCAGCGGAGGTCGGGCCGGAGCTCGCCCGTTTCCATGCGGCGGTCACCACCGTGCGCGCGGAGATGCGCGGACTGCGCGAGCGCCTGCACGGGGCGCTGGCGCATGAGGTCGGCGAGTTCGTGGATTTGCACGCGCTGTTGCTGGACGACCCTGAACTGCTGTCCGGCATCGATGCGCTGATCGGCACCGGCCTGTATTCGGCCGACTACGCCCTGCGCCTGCAACGCGACCGCATCGCCGCCGTGTTCGAAGGCATGGACGATGCCTACCTGCGCAGCCGCATCGACGACATCGACCAGGTCATCGGCCGCCTGCATGCCGCGCTGCACAGCGAACAGGCCGACCTGCAAGGCGTGTCCGGCGAGATCCTCATCGCAGACAGCGTTGCACCAGCGGAGCTGGCGCAGCTGCAGGCGCAGGGCGTGGTCGGCGTGGTGACGGCCAGCGGCAGTCCGCTGTCGCACACCGCGATCCTTGCGCGCAGCCTGCACCTGCCCCTGGTCGTTGGTGCGGCGCAAGCGCTGCAGAAGATCAACGACGGCGACGTGCTGGTGATGGACGGCAGCAGCGGGCTGGTGGTGCTGGAGCCCGACGCCGCCGACCTGCGCGCGCACCATCAGCGGGTGGCCGAGGTACGCCGCGAGCGCCGCCAGCTTAACCGCCTGCGGCGCGAACCCACGCGCACGCTGGATGGCATCGACATCAAGCTGTGGGCCAACGCGGAGTCGCGCGACGACGTGACCGAAGCCCATGCACTGGGCGCTGCCGGCGTGGGCCTGTACCGCACCGAATTCCTGTTCATGGGCAGCCGCGAACTGCCGGACGAAGAAACCCAATTCCGCGCGTACCGCGATGCGATACTGGCCATGACCGGGCGCACCGTGACCATCCGCACGCTGGATCTGGGCGCGGACAAGGCCGACAAAACCGGGCTGGCGCTGCGCAACGAACCCAACCCCGCGCTGGGCCTGCGCGGCGTGCGCCTGTCATTGGCCCGCGACGGCCTGCTGCGCACCCAGCTGCGCGCCATCGCCCGCGCCTCCGGCTATGGCCCGGTGCGGGTGCTGGTGCCGATGGTCAGCAGCGGCGAGGAAATGCAGGCCGTTCGCCTTGCGCTGGTCGCCACGCTGCACGAACTGCGCGCCGAAGGCCGGGAAACGGCGGCGCAGGTTCCGCTGGGCGCGATGATCGAAGTGCCGTCGGCGGCACTGGCGCTCCCCACGTTCATCGGCAACTGCGACTTCCTGTCAATCGGCACCAACGACCTGGTGCAATACCTGCTGGCCGCAGACCGCACCAACGAGGCGCTTGGCGGGCTGTATTCGCCGCTGCACCCGGCGGTGCTGCGGGTGCTGCGCGACGTGGTGCGCGTGGCGCAGCGGCGTGGCCGGCCCGTCACCGTGTGCGGCGAGATCGCCGCCGATCCCGCCTTCGTGCCCATGTTGCTGGCACTGGGTCTGACCGAACTCAGCCTGCATCCCGCCACCCTGCTGGAAGTCCGGCGCAGCATCCGTGCCTGCCACCTGGGGCAACTGCGCGCCGCCGCAGCGGGCCTGCTGCGCGCGCGCCACCGTGCCGGCATCGAAGGCTGGCTGGCAACGCATTCACCCTGA
- a CDS encoding HPr family phosphocarrier protein, whose protein sequence is MIRRELVISNRLGLHARATAKLVQLLSAYRCQATLEARGREVNAKSIMGVMLLAAGPGADVVLRVDGDDEQAAAEAVAALFERRFDEDS, encoded by the coding sequence ATGATCCGGCGCGAACTGGTCATCAGCAACCGGCTCGGCCTGCACGCGCGGGCAACGGCCAAATTGGTGCAGTTGCTGTCTGCGTACCGCTGCCAGGCCACGCTTGAGGCCCGTGGCCGCGAGGTCAATGCCAAGAGCATCATGGGCGTGATGCTGCTCGCCGCCGGCCCCGGCGCAGACGTGGTGCTGCGCGTGGATGGCGACGATGAGCAGGCGGCCGCCGAGGCCGTGGCCGCGCTGTTCGAACGCCGCTTCGACGAGGACAGCTGA
- a CDS encoding PTS sugar transporter subunit IIA has translation MSVGILLVTHEGLGSALLAVATRLLGKLPLACEAFEVPFDADPGLLLPLASAAMRRVDAGQGVLVLTDLYGATPSNIASRLAHLGTPIRRVSALSLPMLLRVMNYAELDLDDLPAVAAAGSRTGAITDDA, from the coding sequence ATGTCCGTCGGCATCCTCCTTGTCACCCACGAAGGCCTGGGCAGCGCGCTGCTGGCGGTCGCCACGCGCCTGCTGGGCAAGCTGCCGCTGGCATGCGAAGCATTCGAAGTGCCTTTCGACGCCGATCCCGGCCTGCTGTTGCCACTGGCGAGCGCGGCCATGCGCCGGGTCGATGCCGGCCAGGGCGTGCTGGTCCTGACGGATTTGTATGGCGCCACGCCCAGCAACATCGCCTCGCGCCTGGCGCACCTGGGCACCCCCATCCGGCGCGTGTCCGCGCTCAGCCTGCCGATGCTGCTGCGGGTCATGAACTACGCCGAACTCGACCTTGATGACCTGCCCGCCGTGGCGGCCGCGGGCTCACGCACCGGAGCGATCACCGATGACGCCTGA